A region of Corynebacterium mustelae DNA encodes the following proteins:
- a CDS encoding AAA family ATPase: MIVVIGNQKGGVGKSTLTVNLATAWQSQGKHVVIVEADPSVFTVSRWSDDREEAGLTPILTIKKTGRLAEALRNLNDQYDMVIVDLPGKDSPEMRSALIVADVFLLPTQPSQADIDATIDLKTSVLADYIDINPAMKVLVVLNRAATHAWNTESTEARDVLQDDFDAILHTVIHERKAYRSTLSTGSGVIEGDDKKAATEITDLAHEIISST, encoded by the coding sequence ATGATTGTTGTAATTGGCAACCAAAAAGGCGGAGTTGGCAAATCCACTCTCACCGTCAATCTGGCAACGGCATGGCAATCACAGGGAAAACATGTCGTTATCGTTGAAGCGGATCCAAGTGTTTTTACGGTATCAAGATGGTCAGATGACCGGGAAGAGGCAGGGCTTACGCCAATCCTGACAATAAAAAAGACAGGGCGACTTGCTGAAGCTCTCCGGAATCTCAACGATCAATACGACATGGTCATTGTCGACCTGCCAGGCAAAGATTCCCCTGAAATGCGAAGCGCTCTTATCGTCGCGGACGTATTCCTCCTGCCAACACAACCATCGCAGGCAGACATTGATGCCACTATTGATCTGAAAACATCTGTGCTAGCCGATTATATTGACATTAACCCGGCAATGAAAGTACTCGTTGTTCTCAATAGAGCCGCAACGCATGCATGGAACACCGAGAGCACAGAAGCCAGAGACGTCCTACAGGATGACTTTGATGCCATCTTGCACACCGTTATCCATGAACGTAAAGCCTACCGCTCTACCCTTAGCACCGGTTCAGGTGTAATAGAAGGCGACGACAAAAAAGCCGCAACAGAAATAACTGACCTTGCACATGAAATCATTTCATCAACATAA
- a CDS encoding zeta toxin family protein, giving the protein MLTAKDFLVSQKDKEDILQDYFEEKLDLVSPNENPQVFFIGGQPAAGKSQLIERIQEDFDGAFVIDSDELRQRHPQINEIINHDPLRMDVLSNEPVGYWFKTCIDEAKKRRCNIIIENSFTQSQVLIDEAHRFLNDNYHVSFFAIATPEEISRLGIIGRYKNAVEQNRLPRWTTSASHDNAYNKMSGVITEILNSPITDTVHITSRDQTLTHRITNPNEVETTVTHIRHQTLTNHPLDTWAQTYAECITFMHDHNLITNYTQPLLTQLHHDAEKLLPTTQLPHEHTQLANTLHTINNPYPLNTSLLENPHHITQPATQNENTITHENHNNPTQELTTPTTDMEL; this is encoded by the coding sequence ATGTTGACCGCTAAAGACTTCCTGGTCTCTCAAAAAGACAAAGAGGACATTCTCCAGGATTATTTCGAGGAGAAACTAGACTTGGTTTCCCCAAACGAAAACCCTCAAGTCTTTTTCATTGGTGGCCAACCTGCAGCAGGGAAAAGCCAACTTATCGAACGGATCCAAGAAGACTTCGATGGTGCTTTCGTTATCGACTCAGACGAACTTCGTCAACGCCACCCACAAATCAACGAAATTATTAACCACGACCCCCTCCGCATGGACGTGCTCAGCAACGAACCTGTTGGATACTGGTTTAAAACATGCATCGACGAAGCCAAAAAGCGCCGCTGCAACATCATCATTGAAAATAGTTTCACCCAATCACAAGTCCTCATCGATGAAGCCCACCGCTTCCTCAACGACAACTATCACGTCTCCTTTTTCGCCATCGCAACCCCTGAAGAAATCTCCCGACTCGGCATTATCGGCAGATACAAAAACGCCGTCGAACAAAACCGACTCCCACGCTGGACCACCAGCGCCTCCCACGACAATGCCTACAACAAAATGTCAGGAGTCATCACCGAGATCCTAAACTCACCTATCACCGATACGGTGCATATCACATCCCGTGACCAAACCCTCACCCACCGCATTACCAACCCTAACGAAGTCGAAACCACCGTCACCCACATCCGTCACCAAACCCTCACCAACCACCCCCTCGACACCTGGGCACAAACCTACGCCGAATGCATCACCTTCATGCACGACCACAACCTCATCACCAACTACACCCAACCACTCCTCACCCAACTCCACCACGACGCAGAAAAACTCCTCCCCACAACCCAACTCCCCCACGAACACACCCAACTCGCAAACACCCTCCACACAATCAACAACCCCTACCCCCTCAACACATCACTACTAGAAAACCCCCACCACATAACCCAGCCAGCCACACAAAACGAAAACACAATCACACACGAAAACCACAACAACCCCACCCAAGAACTCACTACCCCCACAACCGACATGGAACTCTAG
- a CDS encoding DDE-type integrase/transposase/recombinase, with product MRSVPGKAPITTRKGTQADTRPDVVNREFTASCPNHLWVADITYVRTTKGFVYTAFVTDVFSRTIIGWALSDSLRT from the coding sequence TTGCGAAGTGTCCCAGGTAAAGCCCCGATCACCACCCGTAAAGGCACACAGGCAGATACCCGACCAGATGTGGTTAACCGTGAATTTACAGCCAGTTGCCCCAACCATTTGTGGGTTGCTGACATTACCTATGTACGAACCACGAAAGGGTTTGTGTACACCGCTTTTGTCACCGATGTGTTTTCCCGCACGATCATCGGCTGGGCATTATCAGATTCACTACGTACTTGA